The genomic window TTCCTCCTGAAGGACACCCTGCCGGCGGAAATCGTCCGCGCGATCGAGCTCGTCCACGCCGGCGACGGGATGCTCTCCCCCGCGGTCACACGCCGGCTCATCTCCCTTGTGGCCGGCGACTCCGACGCCGGCGCCCGCGCCGAGCGAGCCCGCGACCGGCTGGCGACGCTCAGCCCACGCGAGCACGATGTCGCCCTCGCCGTCGGCCGGGGCGAGACCAACGCCGAGATCGCCGCGGAGCTGCACCTCTCCGTCGCCACGGTCAAGGCCCACGTCTCCCGCCTCCTCGACAAGCTAGACGTCGACAACCGCGTCCAGATCGCCCTGCTCGTGCAAGACGCGGGCGAGCACTAGCCAGATGAACCGCCGACGCTTGGCGAGTGGATCGTGTCGAGGAGTGCGAAGCCGCACTATCGCAATGGCGTATGCGAGCGTTTCCAGCGGCGAGCGGGAAACGCCCGCTGCGGACGAGCAGCAGCTGTCTCCCTTGACGCCCCCCTTTCCGTAGGAGCAGCAGCGTCCAGCACAGCGGTGTTGGCTAGACCTCCTTCCCCCGCGCCACGCAACTTCGACTGGCCCGGCGCCGCGTCTCGCATTGCGCGGCCAGCAGGGAGCTCGAGGCGGCCCCGCGGGTCGTC from Gemmatimonadales bacterium includes these protein-coding regions:
- a CDS encoding response regulator transcription factor — encoded protein: MIRVLLVDDDALVRSGLRIMLAGAANLDVVAEAADGREVLGAVDLHRPDVVLMDIRMPQLDGIAATRLLAAQPDPPAVVVLTTFDADELVLRALQAGAAGFLLKDTLPAEIVRAIELVHAGDGMLSPAVTRRLISLVAGDSDAGARAERARDRLATLSPREHDVALAVGRGETNAEIAAELHLSVATVKAHVSRLLDKLDVDNRVQIALLVQDAGEH